GGTAGCCTCCGCCACGACCTTCCCCGCAACTTCAGCGACACCCTCGGTGCGGTACAAGCGCCCTTTGCTCTCGATCACCCTGCCGACCAGGACCATCTTCTGACCGACATAAACCGGGGCTTTGAACTTGACCGTCATTTCCGCGGTAACCGCCAGGACATCATCTTTTAAGATCGCCTTGATCATGACCTCATCCAGAAGCGAGGCGGCAATCCCGCCGTGCATGATATTGTCATAACCGGCAAAGCGCTGCTCGACCGTGTACTCGCTCGTGACCGAACCGTCGGTTTGGACGAAAAACCTGGCCTTCAAGCCGGACTCATTCTGGTCACCGCAGACGAAACAGTATTTGTACTTGGTAACTTCCTGCATAATTCCTCCGAAACGGCTAAACTAATAGTTACGGAAGGATTTGGCAAGCACCTTGAAGCATATAATGAAAAAGCCCCGGCTCTATGAACCGGGGCTTGTAATCTGGGCTATGTCCTTGCTCTAATTATGGCTGTAGTTGTATGTCCACTGGGTATTGCCCTTGGTGGCCTTGATCGCGGCGGTTCCGCCGGAGACAGTCACGTCGACTGTCCAGTCCTGGTCGACTGAGCTTGTGATATAATCCATGGAGGCGTCGAATGCGCCGCTGACGGAATTGTAAGTCTGCCAGCTGGAAGTACCGGTCCTGCTGTAAGCCAGGGAATCGACATCGACATCATAGACATACCTGGCGCGCGAACCGCTGTTGTTCAGGACCATGTCGATCAGCACATCGCCTTCCGACTGGGCCTGGGTAGTGTTGACATCTTCCAGGTCGACACGAATTGTGATATCGATCGTATCGGTGCCACTGGCGCCCTCCTGGATGAGTGTACGGGAACCGCGATAGAGAATCTGGTCGACTTCGCTGGTATAGTTGCGCTGATACTCGCCATCGGCGACAAAAGCCATACTGTCATAGTAGACTTCACTGCCGGAAGCGCTCAAGTGGGTCATCTCGATGATGTGCCAGACGCTGTTGAAGCTGTATTTAACACTATCATCATCACCCAGCGGGCCCAGCCACCAGTCATCTTTATCCTTGTAGGTGGTGGAATCCAGCGGGAACCCCCAGTGATTGGTCATTGGGTTATAAGACCCGAAAATTACTGAATCGACAGATTCTTCGATGGAGGCCTTGACGGCCACGAAATCCGGATCAGACAAGTCACCCTGAACGATACTCGGTCCGGAGCTCGAATCCGAACAGCCGTACATCAGGGTAAGAAGCATCGTGAATGCAATCCCCAGCATCAGTGCCAGGATACCGACATACTTTTTGTTGTACATAACCAACTCCCTTTATGCTTTATTTTCTGCTTTCGAGCAAGGTAGCCATAATGGCTTTCTGGATGTGGAGCCGGTTTTCCGCTTCATCGAAGACCACCGAATGCGGTCCGTCGATAACTTCATCGGTTATTTCCTGTCCGCGGTTAGCCGGCAGACAGTGCATAACCCTGACATCGGAACTTGCATGAGAGAGAAGTTCGTTATTGACCTGGAATATCGAAAGCAGTTTTGCCCTTTCCTCAGCCTTGTCTTTCTGTCCCATGCTGGCCCACACATCTGTATAGATGATATCGGCATCGCGGACTGCTTCTTTAGGGTCATGAACTATCTCAATTTGTGATTTTCCCGCTTTTTTGGCCTTGTCCAGGATCTCCTGGTTGGGCATGGTTGCCTCGGATGTCCCCAGGCGCAGATTGAATTTGAACAGGCAGGCCAGGTTCAAAAACGAATTGAAGACATTGTTGCCGTCACCCAGAAACGCGATAGTGATATCCTCGAATTTGCCGGTCTGCTCGTAGTATGTGAAGATATCGCCCATCACCTGGCAGGGATGAGTGAGGTCGGTCAGGCCGTTGACTACCGGGACCGTGGCATGC
This DNA window, taken from Candidatus Zixiibacteriota bacterium, encodes the following:
- a CDS encoding hotdog fold thioesterase → MQEVTKYKYCFVCGDQNESGLKARFFVQTDGSVTSEYTVEQRFAGYDNIMHGGIAASLLDEVMIKAILKDDVLAVTAEMTVKFKAPVYVGQKMVLVGRVIESKGRLYRTEGVAEVAGKVVAEATGTYIRARGELAEELSRSLD
- the argF gene encoding ornithine carbamoyltransferase, encoding MTKDFLQITDFTRDEAIDVLNLCKDMKTGKSAPKPLLGKTVACIFHKPSLRTRISFEVGINELGGNSLYITDKEIQLGVRESIYDVGKVLSRFVGMIMIRTFDHSHVEQLGRHATVPVVNGLTDLTHPCQVMGDIFTYYEQTGKFEDITIAFLGDGNNVFNSFLNLACLFKFNLRLGTSEATMPNQEILDKAKKAGKSQIEIVHDPKEAVRDADIIYTDVWASMGQKDKAEERAKLLSIFQVNNELLSHASSDVRVMHCLPANRGQEITDEVIDGPHSVVFDEAENRLHIQKAIMATLLESRK